Proteins encoded by one window of Dyella humicola:
- a CDS encoding YciI family protein, whose amino-acid sequence MKFLMMIYNDDALLNALPAGEFDRLMRGCFVHADELRAQGCLLDSMQLEPPAQAKSLRIRDSKMSVMDGPFAEAKEYLGGFNLIEAADMDEAVQMAMAFPWSRTGRIEIRPVRDTDAVRRRVGA is encoded by the coding sequence ATGAAATTCCTGATGATGATCTACAACGACGATGCCTTGTTGAACGCGCTGCCGGCGGGCGAATTCGACCGCCTGATGCGCGGTTGTTTCGTTCACGCCGATGAGCTGCGGGCCCAAGGCTGCCTGCTCGATTCGATGCAACTGGAGCCGCCGGCGCAAGCGAAGTCGCTGCGCATTCGTGACAGCAAGATGAGCGTGATGGACGGGCCGTTTGCCGAGGCCAAGGAATATCTCGGTGGCTTCAACCTGATCGAGGCGGCGGACATGGATGAGGCGGTGCAAATGGCCATGGCGTTCCCATGGTCGCGGACAGGGCGGATTGAGATTCGTCCGGTGCGGGATACGGATGCCGTGCGGCGGCGCGTAGGGGCTTGA
- a CDS encoding amidohydrolase family protein: protein MLKIDTHAHILPRDWPNLAAKYGDERFPVMIHNDGRHRIYKDGKFFREVWDSAFDPQHRIDDYARFGVGVQVISTVPVLFSYWAAGYQALELHRHLNDETARLCNDYPRHYAGIGTVPLQSPELAIRELERCIDELGLQGVQIGSHCNDWNLDAPELFPFFEAAADLGAAVLVHPWDMMGAATMPKYWLPWLVGMPAEQSRAGCCLVFGGVLERLPKLRVMLAHGGGSFPWSIGRIEHGFRMRPDLVATDNPRNPREYLQRLYFDSCVHDPQALRYLLDVTGVDRVMLGTDYPFPLGEQHPGSGIEALGLDDADRARLFHGTALEWLGLSLHRFEPTASQEQA, encoded by the coding sequence ATGCTCAAGATCGATACCCACGCACACATCCTGCCCCGCGACTGGCCCAATCTGGCGGCCAAATACGGGGACGAACGTTTTCCGGTGATGATCCACAACGATGGGCGCCACCGTATCTACAAGGACGGCAAGTTCTTTCGCGAGGTGTGGGACTCGGCGTTCGATCCTCAACACCGTATCGACGATTACGCGCGTTTTGGCGTCGGCGTACAGGTCATCTCCACCGTGCCGGTGCTGTTCTCCTATTGGGCGGCGGGTTACCAGGCGCTGGAGCTGCATCGACACCTGAACGATGAGACCGCCCGGTTGTGCAACGACTATCCGCGCCACTACGCCGGTATCGGCACGGTGCCGCTGCAGTCGCCCGAGCTGGCCATCCGTGAGCTGGAGCGCTGTATCGACGAACTGGGCCTCCAAGGCGTGCAGATTGGCTCGCACTGCAATGACTGGAACCTGGACGCGCCGGAGCTGTTTCCGTTCTTCGAGGCGGCCGCGGATCTTGGCGCCGCGGTACTCGTCCATCCGTGGGACATGATGGGCGCAGCCACCATGCCCAAGTACTGGCTACCCTGGCTGGTGGGCATGCCGGCGGAACAATCGCGCGCGGGTTGCTGCCTGGTGTTCGGCGGCGTGCTTGAGCGGCTGCCGAAGCTACGCGTGATGCTGGCCCACGGCGGCGGCAGCTTTCCGTGGAGCATCGGCCGTATCGAGCATGGCTTCCGCATGCGCCCGGACCTGGTGGCCACCGACAACCCGCGCAATCCGCGCGAGTACCTCCAGCGCCTGTATTTCGATTCCTGCGTGCACGATCCGCAAGCCTTGCGCTATCTCCTGGATGTGACCGGCGTCGACCGCGTCATGCTGGGCACCGACTATCCTTTCCCGCTGGGGGAGCAGCATCCGGGTAGCGGCATCGAGGCCTTGGGTCTCGACGACGCTGACCGTGCGCGGCTCTTCCACGGCACCGCACTGGAATGGTTGGGGCTGTCACTCC